The Oceanicaulis alexandrii DSM 11625 DNA segment CTTCTTCTTCGTGGGCGCCAATCTGATCTTCTTCCCGCAGCACTTCCTGGGTCTGCAGGGCATGCCGCGCCGGTATGTGGATTATGCAGACGGCTATGCGATGTGGAACATGGTCTCGTCCATGGGCTATGTCGTGATGCTGGTCGGCATGGCCGCGTTCTTCCTGGTGCTGATCGAGTCGATCATGCGTCGCCGCCCGGCCGAAGCGAACCCGTGGGGCGAAGGCGCAACCACGCTGGAGTGGACGCTGTCCTCTCCGCCGCCCTTCCACCAGTTCAACGAACTGCCGCGCATCAAGTAGCGGTTGGTTGATCGATTTGACGGAACCGGAAACGAACACCGTGACCGACCTCTCCGCTGATCTTCGCAAGGGCGGCGCTGCTGACGCAGCGCCGCCCAGCGATCCTTCGGACGCCGCAAAGCTGGCGTCCTGGCGAGACTATGTCTCGCTGATGAAGCCGCGCGTCATGACCCTGGTGGTGTTCACCGGTCTGGCGGGGTTCGCGGCTGCGCCTGTGAGCGTGAATTTCCTGACCGCCGCCATCGCCATGCTGTGCATCGCCGTCGGTGCTGGCGCGGCTGGCGCGTTCAACATGGCCTATGACGCGGATATCGACGCGATCATGAAGCGCACCCGGCGCCGTCCGGTGCCGACAGGCCGCGTGCCCGCCAGCGAAGCCTACGTCTTCTCGGGCGTCATGGCGCTGGCGTCGGTCTTGCTGATGGCGCTGGCTACCAATTATGTCGCCGCGGGTCTTCTGGCGTTCTCGATCTTCTTCTACACGGTGATCTACACCATGTGGCTGAAGCGCTCGACGCCGCAGAATATCGTCATTGGCGGCGCCGCGGGCGCCTTTCCGCCGATGATCGGCTGGGCCGCCGCCACCGGCGATGTCAGCCTGAACGCCGTCCTGCTATTCCTGATCATCTTCCTGTGGACGCCGCCGCATTCCTGGGCGCTGGCGCTTTACAAATCGGGCGATTATTCCGCCGCCGGCGTGCCGATGATGCCGGTCGCCAAGGGCGCGAAGTCCACCCGGATCCAGATTCTGATCTACACCGCGCTTTATCTGGCGGCGACCGCTGGACCGATCGTCACGGGGCTGGGCGGCTGGATCTATGCGGGCGCTGTGGGCCTGGGCGGCGCGCTGTTCGCGCTGCTGGCGGTTCGGGTGTTCCTGTCGCGCGCGGGCGACGCCAATGCGGCCGAGGACGAGCTGTATGCGGTGCGCGCCGGCGACAAGGCTGCGCGCGATCTGTTCGCCTATTCCAT contains these protein-coding regions:
- the cyoE gene encoding heme o synthase, whose translation is MTDLSADLRKGGAADAAPPSDPSDAAKLASWRDYVSLMKPRVMTLVVFTGLAGFAAAPVSVNFLTAAIAMLCIAVGAGAAGAFNMAYDADIDAIMKRTRRRPVPTGRVPASEAYVFSGVMALASVLLMALATNYVAAGLLAFSIFFYTVIYTMWLKRSTPQNIVIGGAAGAFPPMIGWAAATGDVSLNAVLLFLIIFLWTPPHSWALALYKSGDYSAAGVPMMPVAKGAKSTRIQILIYTALYLAATAGPIVTGLGGWIYAGAVGLGGALFALLAVRVFLSRAGDANAAEDELYAVRAGDKAARDLFAYSIAHLTLLFAALLVEHGAGGYKPVLALLGGA